Proteins from one Psychromonas sp. psych-6C06 genomic window:
- a CDS encoding S9 family peptidase, with amino-acid sequence MFNYRRVFLCTLFIILLSSCATPKPATHHSLVNAPLPELIHLSDVDGSESDTYQYQLSPNGKMLAWVAYTNSAWGPYPTVFYKDLETGKEGRLKAYINNFGWMPDSKTIFNVLMYPNETSKLYFINLKTSSYDTPPAYSEKDTVVFVVDTLKEDKEHILIKHNNRNESELDLYRFNIKTKETQLLHQNDGALVSGYLLNPVTKKERIFAYIQQSRSIVLRESGKTVFDAGEGGTITQADYDYHKNQIWLIANNNDDKKQLLRIDLDTLDIDVIYADPDVDVSFYDIDHNLQPYMLTMYPGYQKIKVLDDRIKPLIEYFNTSDKVRVNIQSSDAKQQLFVVAKATSKGVERYLYNLQDNSSELLVKSASLALENRLVDMKPIRFTSRDGLVVNGYLSMPKGIEAKNLPMVLLVHGGPHSRDYWGFNLEVQMLANRGYAVLQVNFRGSIGYGKSFFEAGFGEFTKGMHNDLIDGVDWAIEEGIADPNKVAIMGASYGGYATLVGMTKTADKFACGVDIFGISDIKLFIDHYPVFWKQHKPVWENYLGNFSDESNWAQWAEKSPINYVHNLQAPLLIIQGDSDYIVRPEQSRNFVEAAEKAGKEVDYWEMPLVGHSYGGTANTLKLQRKVDNFLHQCLGGRSAG; translated from the coding sequence TTGTTTAATTATCGCCGTGTATTTTTGTGTACCCTCTTTATTATCTTGTTGTCTTCATGCGCAACTCCCAAACCTGCGACACATCATTCGTTGGTCAACGCTCCTTTGCCTGAGCTAATTCACCTTAGCGATGTTGATGGTAGTGAGAGTGATACTTATCAATACCAACTGTCGCCAAATGGTAAAATGTTAGCTTGGGTTGCTTACACTAATTCTGCCTGGGGTCCTTACCCGACCGTTTTCTATAAAGATTTAGAAACAGGGAAAGAAGGGCGTTTAAAGGCTTATATTAATAATTTTGGTTGGATGCCAGATAGCAAAACAATATTTAACGTACTCATGTATCCCAATGAGACATCAAAGCTTTATTTTATTAATCTAAAAACAAGTTCATATGACACTCCTCCAGCGTATTCCGAAAAAGATACCGTTGTTTTTGTGGTTGATACACTTAAAGAAGATAAAGAGCATATTTTAATTAAGCATAATAATCGCAATGAAAGTGAGTTAGACCTTTACCGTTTTAATATAAAAACCAAAGAGACGCAGTTATTACATCAAAATGATGGCGCTTTAGTGAGTGGCTATCTATTGAATCCAGTGACGAAAAAAGAACGTATTTTTGCTTATATTCAACAGAGTAGAAGTATTGTTTTGCGTGAAAGTGGAAAGACAGTATTTGATGCTGGCGAAGGTGGTACCATCACGCAAGCTGATTATGATTATCATAAAAATCAAATTTGGTTAATTGCCAATAATAACGACGATAAAAAACAATTATTACGTATTGATCTGGATACCTTAGATATTGATGTGATTTACGCTGACCCAGATGTAGATGTCTCCTTTTATGATATTGACCATAATCTACAACCTTATATGCTCACTATGTACCCTGGGTATCAAAAAATAAAGGTGCTAGACGATAGGATAAAACCTTTGATTGAATATTTTAATACGTCTGACAAGGTACGTGTCAATATTCAAAGTAGCGATGCTAAGCAGCAACTATTTGTGGTGGCTAAAGCAACCAGTAAAGGCGTTGAGCGTTACCTTTATAATTTGCAAGATAACAGTAGCGAATTACTGGTTAAATCAGCATCTTTAGCACTGGAAAATAGACTCGTTGATATGAAGCCAATACGTTTTACCAGCCGTGACGGACTGGTTGTTAATGGTTATTTAAGCATGCCAAAAGGTATTGAAGCTAAAAATTTACCGATGGTTTTACTGGTGCATGGTGGGCCACACTCAAGGGATTACTGGGGGTTTAACTTAGAAGTACAAATGTTAGCTAATCGAGGTTATGCGGTGCTACAGGTTAATTTCAGGGGATCTATTGGGTACGGGAAAAGCTTTTTTGAAGCTGGTTTTGGTGAGTTTACCAAGGGAATGCACAATGACTTAATTGATGGTGTAGATTGGGCAATCGAGGAGGGCATTGCCGATCCTAATAAAGTGGCCATTATGGGAGCCAGTTATGGCGGCTATGCTACATTAGTTGGTATGACAAAAACAGCCGATAAATTTGCTTGTGGTGTTGATATTTTTGGCATTTCCGACATTAAACTATTTATTGACCATTACCCTGTATTTTGGAAGCAGCATAAGCCTGTTTGGGAAAACTATTTAGGTAACTTTAGCGATGAGAGTAATTGGGCGCAATGGGCTGAAAAGTCGCCTATTAATTATGTGCATAATTTACAGGCCCCTTTACTAATTATTCAAGGAGACTCTGACTATATCGTCCGCCCGGAACAGTCGAGAAATTTTGTTGAGGCTGCAGAAAAAGCAGGCAAAGAGGTCGACTACTGGGAGATGCCATTGGTTGGACATAGCTATGGTGGTACTGCGAATACACTTAAATTGCAGCGTAAAGTCGATAACTTTTTGCATCAATGTCTTGGTGGACGAAGCGCAGGTTAG
- the plsB gene encoding glycerol-3-phosphate 1-O-acyltransferase PlsB has product MLAKGSLFSRIINRLWVKSQHVPTQAIQELSIDLDRPVIYVVEQNNASDLLGLQASCKKAGLPDPYQPITVNGVQISALVYLHNWSLFAAKAPQLQDAPYLEQYQQLLDLHNGDESLDIQLIPVTFYWGRNPGRDGKKSWFDLTQQGQVGLFHKSLVVLRNGKDHLVRFNQPISIKKLILRSNNKPLAYKLAKVAMRYFDFQKRSSIGPKLPNRKQMIETVLAQAQLRKVIINHAETLNLSEDQVEQQCRAYLNEISTNFSYSFMRFFRLFLSAIWNFIYQGIEVNHAQAVRQACQSGAEIIYMPCHRSHMDYLLLSYLLFEQGVVPPHVAAGVNLNFFPAGPIFRRSGAFFLRRTFKDDPLYAEVFNAYFSMLFKQGYPIEFFTEGGRSRTGLLLEPKTGLLSTSLKTYLRQPDRNVVIVPIYIGYDHIMEVNTYINELAGQKKERESVWQLLGIVKKLGNFGRAFVNFGEPINVKQHFDQYLPGWSKSEISDKQFKQQVTIIAQQVMTNINAATAVNALPLCAAILLANKNHQVDKNQFLEQLKWHQKWLSTHEKGSLVTYPKNSGDDLLTQALAQHKFQCLDDCISCSAQQALALDYYKNNIVHLFVLPSLIFHAIAHLTAQKQFADHNHILECCRQPYLQLQKKYFLPHHTDAYTVLEKTITSLLTIDGIAEKSGQYIVLDELLARVMEGHISPVFDNPSIAI; this is encoded by the coding sequence GTGCTAGCAAAAGGTTCTCTTTTTTCGCGTATTATCAATCGTCTCTGGGTGAAAAGCCAGCATGTGCCTACGCAAGCAATTCAAGAGTTAAGTATTGATCTCGATAGGCCGGTTATTTACGTCGTCGAACAAAATAATGCCAGTGATCTACTTGGGTTACAGGCGAGTTGTAAAAAAGCGGGCTTACCTGATCCTTACCAGCCAATTACTGTGAATGGTGTACAGATAAGTGCGCTGGTCTATCTTCATAATTGGTCACTGTTTGCAGCCAAAGCACCACAACTACAAGACGCGCCCTATCTTGAGCAATATCAGCAGTTACTTGATTTACATAATGGCGATGAGAGCCTAGATATTCAATTAATTCCAGTTACGTTTTATTGGGGAAGAAATCCAGGCCGTGACGGTAAGAAGTCGTGGTTTGATTTGACTCAGCAGGGACAGGTCGGTCTATTTCATAAGTCACTGGTTGTACTGAGAAACGGTAAAGATCACTTGGTTCGTTTTAATCAACCAATTTCGATTAAAAAGCTGATTTTACGTAGTAACAATAAACCGCTTGCTTATAAATTAGCGAAAGTAGCGATGCGTTATTTTGATTTTCAGAAGCGCAGTAGTATAGGGCCTAAGTTGCCGAATCGTAAACAGATGATCGAAACGGTTTTAGCGCAAGCACAGTTACGAAAAGTGATTATTAACCATGCTGAAACACTAAATCTAAGTGAAGATCAGGTAGAGCAACAGTGTCGCGCTTATCTTAATGAGATAAGCACTAATTTCTCTTACTCCTTTATGCGTTTTTTTCGCCTTTTCTTAAGCGCTATTTGGAATTTTATTTATCAGGGTATCGAGGTAAACCATGCGCAAGCGGTGCGACAAGCTTGCCAGAGTGGTGCTGAAATAATCTATATGCCTTGTCACCGTAGTCACATGGATTATTTGTTACTTTCTTATCTGTTATTTGAGCAGGGTGTAGTTCCACCTCATGTTGCTGCCGGAGTGAACCTTAACTTTTTTCCCGCTGGTCCGATATTTAGACGCTCAGGCGCGTTCTTTTTAAGGCGTACCTTTAAGGATGATCCTTTATACGCTGAAGTATTTAATGCTTATTTTTCCATGCTGTTTAAGCAAGGCTATCCAATCGAGTTTTTCACCGAAGGGGGCAGAAGCCGAACAGGGTTATTACTTGAGCCGAAAACAGGGCTACTCTCCACCTCATTAAAAACCTATTTACGACAACCAGATCGAAACGTGGTGATTGTACCTATTTATATTGGTTACGATCACATAATGGAAGTGAACACTTACATCAATGAGTTGGCTGGCCAAAAAAAGGAGCGTGAAAGTGTCTGGCAACTATTAGGCATTGTTAAAAAACTGGGTAATTTTGGGCGTGCCTTTGTTAACTTTGGCGAGCCAATCAATGTCAAACAGCACTTTGATCAGTACCTTCCTGGATGGTCAAAGTCAGAGATTAGCGACAAACAATTTAAACAGCAGGTTACAATTATTGCGCAGCAGGTAATGACTAACATTAATGCGGCTACTGCGGTGAATGCATTACCTTTATGCGCTGCCATTTTGTTGGCAAATAAAAACCATCAAGTGGATAAAAATCAGTTTTTAGAACAACTAAAGTGGCATCAAAAATGGTTGTCAACACATGAAAAAGGTAGTTTGGTTACTTATCCAAAAAATAGTGGTGATGATTTATTGACCCAAGCACTCGCACAACATAAATTTCAGTGTCTAGATGATTGTATTAGTTGCTCTGCACAGCAGGCTTTAGCGCTAGATTATTATAAGAATAATATTGTGCACTTGTTTGTCTTACCAAGTTTAATCTTTCATGCTATTGCTCATTTAACAGCACAAAAACAATTTGCAGATCATAACCATATACTTGAGTGTTGTAGACAACCCTATTTGCAATTGCAAAAAAAATATTTTTTACCTCACCATACAGATGCTTATACGGTATTAGAAAAAACCATTACTTCACTGTTAACGATTGATGGAATAGCTGAAAAATCAGGTCAATATATTGTGTTAGATGAACTGTTAGCTCGCGTAATGGAAGGGCATATCAGCCCTGTATTTGATAATCCAAGCATTGCCATTTAA
- a CDS encoding diacylglycerol kinase, with translation MEMEKNTGIKRILLATGYSLQGLKSAFKYEAAFRQELLLAATLIPVAFYLDVTYIERILLIAPIFLVLIIEIINSAIEAVVDRIGSEKHELSGRAKDQGSAAVLIALFLTAYIWIEILFLA, from the coding sequence ATGGAAATGGAAAAGAATACAGGTATAAAACGTATCCTTCTTGCAACAGGATATTCACTGCAAGGCTTAAAAAGTGCATTTAAATATGAAGCAGCTTTTCGTCAAGAGTTACTATTAGCGGCGACTCTTATCCCTGTCGCCTTTTACCTCGATGTCACCTATATTGAACGAATATTACTAATAGCACCGATATTTTTAGTGCTCATTATTGAGATAATTAACTCTGCAATTGAGGCGGTCGTTGATAGAATCGGTAGCGAAAAACATGAGCTATCAGGACGCGCGAAAGATCAAGGCTCAGCAGCCGTATTAATCGCACTGTTTTTAACAGCCTATATTTGGATTGAAATCCTCTTTTTAGCATAA
- the dnaB gene encoding replicative DNA helicase, with translation MADKSPYSNKSKNKTVSAIKSVPHSFEAEQAIIGGLLLNNEAWNDVAERVVERDFYHRAHRTIFATIESLSSEDIPVDLVTLSEQLENKQELEGVGGIAYLAELLQNTPSAANINNYADIVRERAVVRELIGVANEIAEAGYETEGRDSAELLDFAETKVFQIAEARSDKSEGPQALKDILKETVARIDDLCKNPQDGITGLSSGYNDLDQMTTGFQPGDLIIVAARPSMGKTTFAMNLAEHAALNADKPTIIFSLEMPADQIMNRMLASLGRIDQGKIRTGALDENDWASLSSTMSILLNQGKMFIDDSSGLTPTEVRSRARRIARDHGGVSMIMIDYLQLMRVPSLSENRTLEISEISRSLKALAKELRCPVIALSQLNRGLEQRADKRPINSDLRESGAIEQDADLIMFIYRDEVYNEDSSDKGIAEIIIGKQRNGPIGKVRLTFQGRYSRFDEYSGAAYQDE, from the coding sequence ATGGCCGATAAAAGCCCTTACTCCAACAAGAGTAAAAATAAAACCGTTTCAGCAATCAAATCCGTACCTCACTCCTTTGAAGCTGAACAAGCGATCATCGGTGGTTTACTTCTCAACAATGAAGCATGGAATGATGTCGCTGAACGTGTTGTTGAGCGTGATTTTTATCATCGAGCACACCGTACTATTTTTGCGACGATTGAAAGTTTAAGTAGCGAAGACATACCTGTAGATTTAGTAACTCTTTCTGAACAACTTGAAAATAAGCAAGAACTTGAAGGCGTAGGTGGCATCGCTTACCTAGCCGAGCTATTACAAAACACACCAAGTGCGGCCAATATCAATAACTATGCTGATATTGTGCGTGAGCGTGCAGTGGTACGTGAATTAATTGGGGTTGCCAATGAGATAGCCGAAGCAGGATATGAAACAGAAGGGCGAGATAGCGCGGAACTACTCGACTTTGCAGAAACCAAAGTTTTCCAAATCGCGGAAGCACGAAGCGATAAAAGTGAAGGACCACAAGCACTTAAAGATATCTTAAAAGAGACTGTTGCACGTATTGATGATCTTTGTAAAAACCCGCAGGATGGTATTACCGGACTTTCATCGGGTTATAACGATTTAGATCAGATGACAACAGGCTTCCAACCGGGCGATCTGATCATCGTTGCCGCGCGTCCATCGATGGGTAAAACCACCTTTGCTATGAACCTTGCTGAGCATGCTGCCTTAAATGCAGATAAACCAACCATCATCTTCTCACTAGAGATGCCGGCAGATCAGATCATGAATCGTATGCTTGCTTCACTCGGGCGCATTGACCAAGGTAAAATTAGAACGGGCGCTCTTGATGAGAATGATTGGGCTTCGTTATCGTCGACCATGTCGATTTTACTTAATCAAGGTAAAATGTTTATTGATGATAGTTCAGGCCTAACTCCCACCGAAGTCCGTTCACGCGCACGTCGTATTGCACGTGATCACGGCGGGGTAAGTATGATCATGATCGATTACCTACAACTAATGCGCGTTCCTTCGCTAAGTGAAAATAGAACCTTAGAGATTTCCGAAATATCACGCTCACTAAAAGCGCTTGCAAAGGAGTTACGCTGTCCAGTAATCGCTCTTTCACAGCTTAACCGTGGTCTAGAGCAGCGTGCCGATAAACGCCCTATCAACTCAGACTTACGTGAATCAGGGGCTATTGAGCAAGATGCCGACTTGATTATGTTTATCTATCGTGATGAAGTTTATAACGAAGATAGTAGCGATAAAGGGATCGCTGAGATCATCATCGGTAAGCAACGTAATGGTCCAATTGGTAAAGTTCGATTAACCTTCCAAGGTCGCTATTCACGTTTTGATGAATACAGTGGCGCAGCATACCAAGATGAATAG
- a CDS encoding YigZ family protein, translated as MSEPYLVISAPLHFSEEIKKSRFLTYLAPVENKQAALDYLQTIKNLHPDARHHCWAYIAASPKNGVLMGCSDDGEPKGTAGKPMMALLQGSNIGEIMAVVVRYSGGIKLGTGGLVRAYSNGIQQLLPQIETREKRFYQQYQVSCDYAQMAQLESLLVPNVGRIVRVEYLQSVDALVEVDLQLAEDFLKQLQSVTQGKVHVNKILPTQS; from the coding sequence GTGAGTGAACCCTATCTAGTCATCAGTGCTCCACTTCATTTCAGTGAAGAGATAAAAAAGAGTCGTTTTCTTACTTACCTCGCACCTGTCGAAAATAAGCAGGCTGCCCTTGATTATTTGCAAACTATTAAGAACTTACACCCTGATGCTCGCCATCACTGCTGGGCTTATATCGCAGCAAGCCCTAAAAATGGTGTGCTAATGGGCTGTAGTGATGATGGTGAGCCAAAAGGGACTGCGGGAAAACCGATGATGGCGCTGTTACAGGGAAGCAATATAGGTGAAATAATGGCTGTTGTAGTGCGCTATTCGGGTGGAATTAAACTTGGCACTGGTGGCTTAGTTCGCGCTTATAGTAATGGCATCCAACAGTTATTACCTCAAATAGAAACTCGTGAAAAACGTTTTTATCAGCAATATCAGGTGAGTTGTGATTATGCTCAAATGGCGCAACTAGAAAGCTTGTTAGTTCCGAATGTTGGACGTATTGTGCGGGTTGAATATCTACAATCTGTAGATGCATTGGTTGAAGTCGATCTGCAATTGGCTGAAGATTTTTTAAAGCAGCTACAATCAGTGACACAAGGAAAAGTGCATGTTAACAAAATATTGCCAACCCAAAGTTAA
- a CDS encoding rhodanese-like domain-containing protein — MAINGRTLVEQLRSNVNELSVMQLHEKLKQNPKAVLIDIREVSETSLGTINNATLIPRGVLEMQIDSNESIKQRFATLDELAEQPVYLLCRSGARSVFCALSLQQMGFKEVYSIAGGFLAWQAAGYEVSSAS; from the coding sequence ATGGCGATTAACGGTCGTACTTTAGTTGAACAGTTACGCAGTAACGTGAATGAATTATCTGTTATGCAACTACATGAAAAATTGAAACAAAATCCTAAAGCAGTATTAATTGATATCCGTGAAGTAAGCGAGACCAGTTTAGGGACCATCAACAATGCCACATTAATTCCGCGTGGTGTATTAGAGATGCAAATCGATAGTAATGAGTCAATTAAGCAACGTTTTGCCACGCTTGATGAGTTGGCTGAGCAGCCTGTGTATCTTCTATGTCGTTCTGGTGCCCGTAGTGTATTTTGTGCATTGTCGTTACAGCAAATGGGGTTTAAAGAAGTATATTCGATTGCGGGTGGCTTTTTAGCTTGGCAAGCGGCTGGTTATGAGGTGAGCAGCGCTTCGTGA